In one Nicotiana sylvestris chromosome 8, ASM39365v2, whole genome shotgun sequence genomic region, the following are encoded:
- the LOC104224467 gene encoding NAC domain-containing protein 43-like produces the protein MSKDMNLSVNGQSQVPPGFRFHPTEEELLHYYLRKKVACEKIDLDVIRDVDLNKLEPWDIQEKCRIGGSTPQNDWYFFSHKDKKYPTGTRTNRATAAGFWKATGRDKVIHSNCKRIGMRKTLVFYKGRAPHGQKSDWIMHEYRLDDNTNPQEAVNASESSSPEEGWVVCRVFKKKNYHKALESPHQSSSAVSIMNSRTLIQKPNNDGVLDQILMYMGRSSCKQQDHENKHNINLVNNINNIHLDDHHMQINSNSFINSSGSRFLHLPGLENHHSPTTNMDDDVSSLQLIQQDCSFGHENMLTETEPSSGAGPSDWVALDRLVASQLNGHVETSNNLYFPLHNNGLQLRTNGRPNDEDDAFSQSQAAHDDDVEFWSYARSSSSSPSDPLCHLSV, from the exons ATGTCAAAAGACATGAATCTATCAGTAAATGGGCAATCTCAAGTGCCTCCAGGATTCCGTTTCCATCCAACGGAAGAAGAACTTCTACACTATTACTTGAGGAAAAAGGTTGCTTGTGAAAAAATTGATCTTGATGTTATTCGCGACGTTGATCTCAACAAGCTCGAACCATGGGACATTCAAG agAAGTGCAGAATAGGAGGATCGACGCCGCAAAATGATTGGTACTTCTTCAGTCACAAAGACAAAAAGTATCCAACAGGAACTCGAACCAATCGTGCTACTGCTGCGGGGTTCTGGAAAGCCACAGGTCGTGATAAAGTCATACACAGCAATTGTAAGAGAATTGGGATGAGAAAAACCTTAGTCTTCTATAAAGGACGTGCCCCTCATGGCCAAAAATCAGATTGGATCATGCATGAATATCGCCTCGATGACAACACCAATCCCCAAGAGGCCGTCAAC GCCTCTGAATCAAGTAGCCCGGAAGAAGGGTGGGTGGTGTGTCGAGTTTTCAAGAAGAAGAATTACCATAAGGCACTTGAGAGTCCTCATCAGAGTTCATCAGCTGTTTCTATTATGAACTCAAGAACACTTATTCAGAAACCAAACAACGACGGCGTTCTAGATCAAATACTCATGTACATGGGAAGATCGTCATGTAAACAACAAGATCATGAAAACAAACACAACATCAACTTGGtcaacaacatcaataacatacACTTAGATGATCATCACATGCAAATAAACAGCAATTCCTTCATCAACAGCAGCGGTAGTAGATTCCTACACCTTCCAGGGTTAGAGAATCATCATTCTCCGACGACCAACATGGATGATGACGTGTCATCTCTGCAACTAATCCAACAAGATTGCAGCTTTGGTCATGAGAATATGTTAACAGAAACTGAACCTTCTTCTGGTGCTGGTCCAAGTGATTGGGTAGCTCTGGATCGACTGGTGGCTTCTCAACTGAATGGCCATGTGGAAACATCAAACAACTTATATTTTCCTCTGCATAATAATGGGTTACAGCTGCGTACCAATGGGAGACCAAATGATGAGGACGACGCGTTCTCTCAATCTCAAGCTGCACATGACGATGATGTTGAATTTTGGAGCTATGCTCGatcttcctcatcatcaccctctgATCCATTATGCCACTTGTCGGTTTAA